The Bacteroidales bacterium genome contains a region encoding:
- a CDS encoding DUF4139 domain-containing protein, with translation MKRIIAFSVFTLLISLNLTAQTEKEIKAEIKHVTVFTDRAQIDHETSVSLISGKSILKLPGLSPYIDPQSIQVKGFGEFTILSVNQQNNYLQNLEDSPEIKNIRSQIETLTIKTEDEKTAIKVLNEKITFLSANKAILVKETAFSIEQFKTLMELYTTNVDQAITGILKKERLIKDYEKQIAALNQQIAQKLGKQQLPSGEILVTVTAEKQVTGRLTFSYVVSNAGWYPSYDIRVDDIKNPVTIFFKANLFQNSGVQWKDVKLSFSNATPWVAGDMPVLYPWFLDFYNPAPPPNRGKLLSVARSDAPVMMEMAAKEAKMEDLAEAVPVAVEKQIGETSVTFDIATPYTIPSDGKVQTVEIQRITAPADYKYVTLPKLSQLAYLTANITDWAKLSLQSGEATLYFENSFVGKSYLNVNQLTDTLTVSLGTDNSILVKREKRKDFTSKKIIGSNKTETYSFLITIRNNKSNSVKITLNDQIPVSSNSGITVEALELSSGKHNTQTGEIKWDLEIKPQESRQLVLTYSVKYPKDKTVILE, from the coding sequence ATGAAAAGAATAATAGCATTTTCGGTATTCACCCTTCTGATTTCATTAAACCTCACAGCGCAGACTGAAAAAGAGATAAAGGCTGAAATCAAACATGTTACGGTTTTTACCGACAGAGCACAGATTGATCACGAAACCTCTGTATCGCTTATAAGCGGGAAATCAATTCTCAAACTTCCCGGACTATCTCCATATATTGATCCCCAGAGCATTCAGGTAAAAGGATTCGGAGAATTCACTATTCTTTCAGTAAACCAGCAGAATAATTATCTCCAGAACCTTGAGGATAGTCCAGAAATTAAAAATATAAGGAGTCAGATAGAGACACTCACTATCAAAACAGAAGATGAGAAAACAGCAATTAAGGTTCTGAATGAAAAAATAACATTCCTGAGCGCCAACAAGGCTATCCTTGTAAAAGAAACTGCATTCTCAATTGAACAGTTTAAGACACTTATGGAACTTTATACCACAAATGTTGATCAGGCGATAACAGGAATATTAAAAAAGGAAAGGCTCATAAAGGACTATGAGAAACAGATCGCAGCACTAAATCAGCAGATTGCTCAGAAACTGGGCAAGCAGCAGCTTCCATCGGGAGAGATCCTTGTAACGGTAACGGCTGAAAAACAGGTTACAGGCAGACTCACCTTCAGTTATGTCGTCTCAAATGCAGGATGGTATCCTTCATACGATATCAGAGTTGATGACATTAAAAATCCGGTTACAATATTTTTCAAGGCAAACCTTTTTCAGAACTCAGGAGTGCAATGGAAAGATGTCAAACTAAGTTTTTCCAATGCAACACCATGGGTGGCTGGCGATATGCCTGTCTTATATCCATGGTTCCTTGATTTTTATAATCCTGCACCACCACCTAACAGGGGTAAACTTTTAAGTGTAGCCAGAAGCGATGCTCCGGTGATGATGGAAATGGCAGCAAAAGAAGCGAAAATGGAAGACCTTGCAGAAGCAGTTCCGGTTGCAGTGGAAAAACAGATAGGTGAAACTTCAGTAACATTTGATATTGCAACTCCATACACAATACCTTCCGATGGAAAAGTACAGACTGTTGAAATACAGCGAATCACCGCCCCTGCTGACTATAAGTACGTTACTCTTCCTAAACTTTCACAGCTTGCATACCTTACGGCTAATATTACCGACTGGGCCAAGCTTAGTCTTCAGAGCGGTGAAGCAACACTCTATTTTGAAAATTCATTTGTTGGAAAATCTTATCTGAATGTCAATCAGCTTACAGACACTTTGACAGTTTCACTTGGAACAGATAACAGCATTCTGGTCAAAAGAGAAAAGAGGAAAGATTTCACAAGCAAGAAAATTATCGGATCGAATAAAACCGAGACATACTCTTTCCTTATAACAATCAGGAACAACAAATCCAATAGTGTAAAGATCACACTTAATGACCAGATTCCGGTCTCTTCGAACAGCGGGATAACAGTGGAAGCCCTTGAATTATCGTCGGGTAAACATAATACTCAAACCGGAGAGATAAAATGGGACCTTGAGATTAAACCGCAGGAATCCCGGCAATTAGTGCTGACATATTCAGTGAAATATCCAAAGGACAAAACTGTTATCCTTGAGTAA
- a CDS encoding YccF domain-containing protein produces the protein MSLLGNLIWLIFGGIVIAVEYFIGSIILMITIVGIPFGIQTLKMAALAIWPFGRDTRVHDRASGCLYILMNIIWLLSGGLWIALTHAIFGLILCITIIGIPFGLQHFKLTAIALSPFGRDIVNIR, from the coding sequence ATGAGTCTCCTGGGTAATCTCATCTGGCTGATATTCGGAGGAATTGTTATCGCTGTTGAATATTTCATCGGAAGCATTATTCTGATGATTACTATTGTTGGTATCCCATTCGGTATCCAGACGCTTAAAATGGCTGCTTTGGCAATATGGCCCTTCGGTAGAGATACACGTGTCCACGACAGGGCATCAGGCTGCCTGTACATACTTATGAATATTATCTGGCTGCTCTCCGGGGGATTGTGGATTGCATTGACTCATGCAATATTCGGATTGATTCTTTGCATAACAATAATCGGAATACCATTTGGCCTTCAGCACTTTAAACTGACAGCCATTGCCCTTAGTCCGTTCGGAAGGGACATTGTTAATATAAGATAG
- the thiL gene encoding thiamine-phosphate kinase: protein MENKGTPIGDLGKFGLIFHIAGSARKKNKTTITGIGDDSAVIDSGNNLTLVSTDLFLEGIHFNLIYTPLKHLGYKAVLRGISDIYAMNGTPGQILISLGISSRFTVEQIDELYEGINLACEKYKVDLAGGDTTSSLTGLTIGITATGTVSKDKIIKRSGARPNDLICVTGDFGASYMGLQLLERERKLFEKEKVAQPDFSGFEYAVGRQLKPEFPVSVLEELKKQEILPTSMIDVSDGLASDLIHICKLSGTGCRIFAGKIPIDYETSKIAEEFNIDPIIPALNGGEDYELLFTVPLEMFEKIKLLESVKIIGHITPSGSGNYLVGEGGSEIELSAQGWIKSK from the coding sequence ATGGAGAATAAAGGAACACCAATCGGGGATTTGGGAAAATTCGGACTGATATTTCATATTGCCGGATCTGCAAGGAAGAAGAATAAAACAACAATAACCGGTATTGGCGATGACTCGGCTGTTATAGATTCCGGGAATAATCTTACGCTGGTATCGACCGATCTGTTTCTTGAAGGTATACATTTCAACCTGATCTATACTCCGCTTAAGCATCTGGGATATAAAGCAGTACTTAGAGGCATCTCAGATATTTATGCTATGAACGGTACTCCCGGACAGATACTTATCTCACTTGGAATAAGTTCGAGATTTACTGTCGAGCAGATAGATGAACTCTACGAAGGGATAAACCTCGCATGCGAAAAGTATAAAGTTGATCTGGCAGGCGGAGACACTACAAGTTCTCTTACCGGACTAACCATAGGCATAACTGCAACCGGTACTGTCAGTAAGGATAAAATTATTAAAAGAAGCGGAGCCAGACCTAATGATCTCATATGTGTAACTGGCGATTTCGGAGCATCTTATATGGGTCTTCAACTGCTCGAAAGGGAGCGGAAGCTCTTTGAAAAGGAAAAAGTTGCCCAGCCTGATTTTTCAGGATTTGAGTATGCAGTCGGGAGACAGCTTAAACCTGAGTTTCCTGTATCGGTACTTGAAGAACTGAAAAAACAAGAGATCCTGCCTACTTCAATGATAGATGTTTCAGATGGACTAGCCTCTGATCTGATACATATTTGTAAGTTATCAGGTACCGGCTGCAGAATATTTGCCGGTAAAATTCCTATTGATTACGAAACAAGCAAAATTGCTGAAGAGTTTAATATTGATCCAATTATACCTGCTCTTAACGGCGGCGAAGATTATGAACTCCTGTTTACGGTTCCGCTTGAAATGTTTGAGAAGATAAAACTTTTAGAATCCGTAAAGATTATTGGTCACATAACACCATCGGGATCAGGCAATTATCTTGTCGGCGAAGGAGGTTCGGAAATAGAACTCTCAGCCCAGGGCTGGATAAAATCAAAATAA
- the lpxA gene encoding acyl-ACP--UDP-N-acetylglucosamine O-acyltransferase, whose protein sequence is MISHLAFVHPDARLGKDVVVEPFAYIAANVVIGDETWVGPNSTIMDGARIGKKCRIFPSAVVSGIPQDLKFRGEDSTAEIGDNTTIREGVTVNRGTAAVGKTVVGSGCLLMAYSHVGHDCSIGNNCIIGNTTGLAGEVKVDDWAILSGGTLVHQFARIGAHVMVGGGSKIRTDVPPFIKADREPLSYMGLNSVGLTRRGFEKERIDEIHNIYRAIYQNGMNISQALEHVEKVFQPSPDRDYILEFIRKSERGIIRAR, encoded by the coding sequence ATGATATCACATTTGGCTTTTGTTCATCCCGATGCCAGGCTGGGTAAAGATGTTGTTGTAGAACCATTCGCATATATTGCGGCTAACGTTGTAATCGGCGATGAAACATGGGTTGGCCCCAATTCAACTATTATGGATGGAGCCAGAATTGGAAAGAAATGCAGGATTTTCCCATCTGCAGTTGTTTCGGGAATTCCTCAGGACCTCAAGTTCAGGGGTGAAGACTCCACTGCTGAAATTGGCGATAATACTACTATCAGAGAAGGGGTTACTGTCAACAGGGGAACTGCTGCTGTAGGAAAGACTGTAGTCGGAAGCGGATGTCTTCTGATGGCATATTCACATGTTGGTCACGACTGCTCAATCGGCAATAATTGTATAATTGGTAATACAACAGGATTAGCCGGTGAAGTTAAAGTCGATGATTGGGCAATACTCAGCGGTGGCACGCTTGTTCACCAGTTTGCCCGGATTGGTGCCCATGTTATGGTGGGAGGGGGATCAAAAATAAGAACAGATGTTCCTCCTTTCATAAAAGCTGATCGTGAACCGCTTTCATATATGGGACTGAACTCTGTAGGACTTACAAGAAGAGGCTTCGAAAAAGAAAGAATTGATGAGATCCACAATATTTATCGTGCAATTTATCAGAATGGCATGAATATATCGCAGGCGCTGGAACATGTTGAGAAAGTATTTCAGCCGTCGCCCGACAGAGATTATATTCTTGAATTCATAAGGAAATCAGAACGGGGAATCATAAGGGCCAGATAG
- a CDS encoding bifunctional UDP-3-O-[3-hydroxymyristoyl] N-acetylglucosamine deacetylase/3-hydroxyacyl-ACP dehydratase: protein MSEKQRTLAREISLTGKGLHTGINVTITFKPAPANHGYKFCRTDLPGKPVIDALAEHVTDTSRGTTLVHNNASVSTIEHVLAAFNGLRVDNALIEMNGPEAPIMGGSSLKFVEAINEAGIVELKEDRNYFVVKQKITFSDEEHGVDLIVYPDDHFSINVLIDYNSKILGNQYAILDSIDDFEKKIANSRTFVFFHELEPLFNMGLIKGGDLDNAIVILEKEVEQSEIDRIAKLFNRPGINTHVAGVLNNTELRYPNEPARHKLLDIMGDIALVGHPIKGKIVATRPGHHANTRLAKIMRQEMKKAASKREIPVYDPSQPPVFTVEEIKKRLPHRFPFLLVDKVIALDESSIVGIKNVTFNEAFFQGHFPEEPVMPGVLLVEALAQTGGLLVLSTVEEPERYSTYFLKIDKLKFKQKVVPGDTVILKMELADVIRRGIVTMFGQAFVGNKLVLEGEMTAQVVKNK from the coding sequence ATGAGTGAAAAACAAAGGACCCTTGCCAGGGAAATAAGCCTCACCGGAAAAGGGTTACATACCGGTATAAACGTTACAATAACATTCAAACCTGCTCCGGCTAATCATGGATATAAATTCTGCAGAACGGATCTTCCCGGGAAGCCTGTTATAGATGCACTTGCTGAGCATGTTACAGATACTTCCAGGGGAACAACTCTCGTTCATAACAATGCCTCCGTTTCAACAATCGAACATGTTCTTGCTGCATTTAACGGTTTGAGGGTAGATAATGCTCTGATCGAAATGAATGGTCCTGAAGCACCTATTATGGGAGGATCTTCATTAAAATTTGTTGAAGCAATAAACGAAGCTGGTATAGTTGAACTGAAAGAGGACAGAAACTATTTCGTTGTTAAGCAGAAAATTACTTTCTCCGATGAGGAGCATGGTGTTGACCTTATTGTTTATCCTGACGATCATTTCAGCATAAATGTACTTATTGATTATAATTCGAAGATTCTTGGCAACCAGTATGCAATCCTTGATTCAATAGATGATTTTGAAAAGAAGATTGCCAACAGCCGTACATTTGTTTTCTTTCATGAGCTTGAGCCGCTTTTTAATATGGGACTCATCAAGGGAGGAGATCTCGACAACGCAATTGTGATCCTGGAAAAAGAGGTTGAGCAGTCTGAGATAGACCGTATTGCTAAACTCTTTAACCGTCCGGGAATAAACACGCACGTAGCAGGTGTTCTCAATAATACTGAACTACGTTATCCTAATGAGCCGGCCCGTCATAAACTTCTCGATATTATGGGCGATATAGCACTGGTCGGGCATCCTATAAAAGGAAAGATAGTTGCAACCCGTCCCGGCCATCATGCCAATACCCGTCTGGCCAAGATTATGCGACAGGAGATGAAGAAAGCTGCTTCGAAGCGTGAGATCCCTGTTTATGATCCTTCGCAGCCACCGGTTTTTACTGTTGAGGAGATCAAAAAACGTCTGCCGCACAGGTTCCCGTTTTTACTTGTTGATAAAGTTATTGCTCTCGATGAATCTTCTATTGTCGGAATAAAAAATGTAACATTCAACGAAGCATTTTTTCAGGGTCATTTCCCTGAAGAACCAGTTATGCCGGGAGTCCTGCTCGTTGAAGCACTTGCACAGACCGGCGGATTGCTGGTACTAAGTACTGTGGAAGAACCGGAAAGATATTCAACTTATTTCTTAAAGATCGATAAGCTTAAGTTCAAACAGAAGGTTGTTCCGGGCGATACTGTAATATTAAAAATGGAACTTGCTGATGTTATCAGACGAGGTATTGTGACTATGTTCGGCCAGGCTTTTGTTGGAAATAAGCTTGTACTCGAAGGTGAAATGACAGCACAGGTAGTAAAAAATAAATAA